Below is a window of Bradyrhizobium sp. SZCCHNS1050 DNA.
CGCCGACCGCGTCTCGGTGATGCGCCAGGGCCGCCTGGTCGAGACCGGCGCGCTCGACAAGATCCTGCGCAGCCCCGAGATGGACTACACGCGCAACCTGCTCGCTTCCGTCCCCAGCCTGATCCCACGCCCGCCGCGGCCCGAGAGCACCGAGCCGGTGGTGCTGGAGACCAACGAGCTCGGCAAGGTCTATCGCGAGCGCTCGTTCCTCGGCAAAGCGCGCGAAGTCGTCGCTGCGCAGAACGTCACGCTCACCCTGCGCAAGGGCCGCACGCTCGGCATCGTCGGCGAAAGCGGCTCCGGCAAATCGACCGTGGCCCGCTGCATCGTGCGGCTGATCGATCCGACCTCCGGCGGCGTCCGCCTCGCCGGCCACGAGATCTCGATCCTGACCCGCCGGCTGCTGCAGCCGCACCGCAAGCGCATCCAGATCGTGTTCCAGGACCCCTACCGCTCGCTCAACCCGCGGCTGACCGTCGGCGAGAGCATCGCCGAGGGACCGGTCAACTACGGCACCTCGCATGACAAGGCGATGGCGCGGGCGCGCGAGCTGCTCGAGCTGGTCGGCCTGCCCGCGGACGCGATCTCGCGCTACCCGCACCAGTTCTCCGGCGGCCAGCGCCAGCGCATCGCGATTGCGCGCGCGCTCGCGCTCGATCCCGACGTGCTGGTGGCGGATGAAGCGGTCTCCGCGCTCGACGTCTCGGTGCAGGCGCAGGTCCTGGAACTGCTCGACGAGATCCAGCAACGGCTCGGCATCGCCATCCTGTTCATCACGCATGACCTGCGCGTCGCCGCGCAGATATGCGACGACGTCGTCGTGATGCAGAAGGGCCGCATCGTCGAACAGGGCCCGGCCGGCGAGATCCTGACGCATCCGAAGGAGGCCTATACCAAGTCTCTGCTCGAGGCCGCGCCGGGACGGAACTGGGATTTCGCGAACTTCCGGCCGGTGGCGGAGGCGGTGGCGTAGCAGCGTCACCCACCGCTGTCATTCCGGGGCGAGCGCAGCACGAACCCGGAATCCATACCCACCGGCGGGTGTGGTGATATCGGGTGGTCGACAGCCTGCTTCCCAACGACCGTCTGTGGGTATGGATTCCGGGCTCATCGCCGCGCCATGCCCCGGAATGACGCGCGGAGAGAGTCCGTGCAGGCCGGCGCGCCGTCATCGTGGCCCGCATGCAAAACGGCATCGCTCCTTCGCTTGCCTGCGCCGCGAGGGCCGGTCTAACGTCATGACACGTTCAACGGCCTCAGGCGAAGTAATGACGCGCGTCGCGATCGGCGGCTTTCTGCACGAGACCAACACATTCGCACCGACGAAAGCGGACTACGACGCGTTCATGCATGGCGGCGGCCGCGCCTCGATCGCCGATGCGGCCTCCGTGCTCACGACGATGCGCGGCATCAATGCCGGCCAGGCCGGCTTCATGCCGGTCGCAGAAGCCAACGGTTGGGACGTCGTGCCCACCATCGCCTGCGCGGCGAGTCCCTCCGCGCATGTCACCAGGGATGCGTTCGAGCGCATCACGGGCGTGATGGTCGACCGCATCAAGGCCGCCGGCCCGCTCGACGGCGTCTATCTCGACCTGCATGGTGCGATGGTGACGGAGCATCTCGACGACGGCGAAGGCGAGATCCTGGCGCGCGTGCGCGAGGTGATCGGCCCGAACGTGCCGCTCGTCGCGAGCCTCGACCTGCATGCCAACGTCACCCCCGAGATGATGGCACATGCCGATGCGCTGATCGCCTACCGGAAATATCCGCACACCGACATGGCCGACACCGGCCGCGCCAGCGCCGAGCACCTCGCGCTGCTGCTGCGCGCAAAGACGCCGCTGGCGAAAGCCTTCCGGCAGTTGCCGTTCCTGATCCCGATCAGCTGGCAGTGCACCAATGACCAGCCGACCAAGGGCATCTACGAGAAGCTTGCGGCGCTGCAGAGCGAGGCGGTGCCGACGCTGTCGTTCGCGCCCGGCTTTCCCGCCGCCGATTTCGCGCATTGCGGCCCAAGCGTGTTCGCCTATGGCCGGACGCAGGCCGACGCGGACGCCGCGGCGGATGCGATCGCGGCGATCGTCGCGGGCCACGAGGATGATTTCGACGGCCGCATCTACACGCCCGATGACGGCGTGCGCCATGCGATGACGCTGGCGAAGACAGCGACGCGTCCGATCGTGATCGCCGACACCCAGGACAATCCCGGCGCGGGCGGCGATTCCGATACGACCGGCATGCTGCGCGCGCTGGTGCGCAATCGCGCCAGCCGCGCCGCGATCGGCATGATCTACGATCCGCAAGCGGCGATCGCCGCGCATGCGGCCGGCGAAGGGGCCACCGTGACGCTGTCGCTCGGCGGCAAGAGCGGCATTCCCGGCGATGCGCCGTTCGAGGAGAGCTTCATCGTCGAGAAGATCTCCGACGGCCGCTTCGTCGCACCCGGCCCGTTCTACGGCGGCCGCAAGATGGAAATGGGACCGTCAGCGTGTTTGCGCATTGGCGACGTCCGCGTCGTCGTGGCCTCGCACAAGTCCCAGCTTGCCGACCAGGAGATGTACCGCTTCGTCGGCATCGAGCCGACCGCGCAGGCGATCCTGGTCAACAAGAGCTCGGTGCATTTCCGCGCCGATTTCGAACCGATCGCCGAACATCTCCTGATCTGCGCCGCGCCCGGCGCGATGCCCGCCGATCCCTCCACCCTGCCCTGGACCAGCTTGCGTCCGGGCATCCGCCTCAAGCCGAACGGCCCGGCGTTCAAAGCTTAACCCGACAACGGAAACGCCCCATGCCCACCATCGATCGCATCCAGGCTTACGCCGACGAGCTCACCGCCATCCGCCGCGACCTGCACGCGCATCCGGAGATCGGCTTCGAGGAGACGCGCACCTCCGGCATCGTCGCCGAGAAGCTTGCGCAATGGGGCATCGAGGTGCATCGCGGCCTCGGCGGCACCGGGGTGATCGGCGTGCTCAAGGGCAAGAACGACAGCGGCAGGAAGATCGGCCTGCGTGCCGACATGGATGCGCTGCCGATGGAGGAGAATACGAACCTGCCGTGGCGCTCGACCATCCCCGGCCGTTTCCACGGCTGCGGCCATGACGGCCACACCACGATGCTGCTCGGCACCGCGCGCTATCTCGCCGAGACCCGCAACTTCGACGGCACCGTGCACTTCATCTTCCAGCCGGCGGAGGAAGGCCTCGGCGGCGCACGCGCGATGATCAAGGACGGCCTGTTCCAGAAGTTTCCCTGCGACGAGCTCTACGGCCTGCACAACGCGCCGGACTTGGAGCACGGCGAGATCGCGATCCTGCCCGGTCCGGCAATGGCCGGCGCCGACTTCTTCGACATCCGGATTTCCGGCTACGGCGCTCATGGCGCCATGCCCGAGCGTTCCAAGGATGCGGTGGTGATCGCGACCACCGTGGCGCAGGCGATCCAGACCATCGTCAGCCGCAATGTCGAGCCGCTGCAGGCCGCGGTCGTCTCGATCACGCAGATCCACGCCGGCTCGGCCTACAACGTCATTCCCGGCGATGCCTGGCTGTGCGGCACCGTGCGCGCGTTCTCGGACCCCGTGCGCGCGTTGGTGCGCGAGCGCATGCGCGCGATCTGCGCCGGCATGGCAGCCGCCTTCAATTGCGAGATCGATGTCGACATCCGCGACACGTTCAGCGTGCTGGTGAACCAGGAGGAGCAGTCCAAGGTCGTCGAGCAGGTCGCGCGCACCGTGGTCGAGCCGTCCAAGGTGCTGACCCGCTCGACGCCGAAGATGGGCAGCGAGGATTTCGCCGACATGCTGCAGACGATTCCGGGCGCCTATTTCTGGGTCGGCCATGACGGCTCGGTGCCGGTGCACAATCCCGGCTACGTGCTCGACGACAAGATCCTGCCGATCGGCGCCAGCATGTTCGCCCGCATCATCGAGACGCGGCTGCCGGCGGCCTAGCGCGACTGACATACGTCAATGAGCGGGCGGCAGATCGAGATGAACTTCGGCGTGGGAGTACCAGCATGCACAAGCCCGTCTCGGATGACGTCACCTCGCTTCACGATCTCTCCGCCGTCGACCTGATCGCCGGCTATCGCGCGCGCCAGTTCTCGCCGTCCGAGGTGATGGACGAGGTCCTGGCGCACGTGGCGGCGTGGGAGCCGCACATCAAGGCGCTGTATCTGCTCGACGCCGACGCCGCGCGGGCCGCGGCCGAGGCGTCGACCGCGCGCTGGGCCAATGACGAGCCGGCCGGCGTGCTCGACGGCGTACCGGCGACGGTGAAGGACAATCTCGCCACCAAGGGCCAGCCGATGCCGCTCGGCGCAGCCAGCGTCACGCGCACGCCGCTCGCCGCCGATGCGCCGCCGGTGGCGCGGCTGCGCGAGGCCGGCGCGATCATCTTCGCCAAGACCACGATGCCCGATTACGGCATGCTGTCGTCGGGCCTGTCGAGCTTCCATCCGCTGACGCGCAATCCATGGGATCTCCGCATGAACCCCGGCGGTTCGAGCGCCGGTGCGAGCGCCGCAGCCGCCGCGGGCTGCGGTCCGCTGCATGTCGGCACCGACATCGGCGGCTCGATCCGGCTGCCCGCATCGTGGTGCGGCCTCGTCGGATTGAAGCCGAGCTTCGGCCGCGTGCCGATCGACCCGCCTTATGTCGGCCGCGTCGCCGGTCCGATGACGCGCATCGTCGACGATGCCGCGCTGATGATGAGCGTGCTGTCCAAGCCCGACCGCCGCGACGGCACCAGCCTGCCGCCGTCGGACCTGCACTGGAAGGTCACGGAGAAGCCGGTGCGCAAGCTGCGCATCGGCCTGATGCTCGATCTCGGCGGCGTCGGCCAGCCACTGGAGGAGCCGGTGCGCGCGACGACCCTGGCTGCGGCGAAAGCCTTCGAGGACGCCGGCGCCGTGATCAGCGAGGTCAAGGGCTTCCTGACGCGCGAGATGCTCGACGGTCTCGACAATTTCTGGCGTGCACGGCTGTGGGACGATCTGGCGCGGCTGGCGCCCGAGGTGCGCGCGATGACCCTGCCCTACATCCTGCGCTGGGCCGAACGCGCCGCCGCGCTCTCCGGCGTCGAAGTCGTCAGAGGCTTCAACGTCACGATGGCGCTACGTGCCGCCGCGGCAAGACTGTTCTGCGACTACGACTACATCATCTCGCCGGTCTCGCCCGGCGTGAAATTCCCCGCCGAGTTCGCCTCGCCGGTCAACGACCCCGAGAGGCCGTTCGAGCACATCACCTACACCGTGCCCTGGAACATGTCGGAGAACCCGGCAATCTCCGTCAATGCCGGCTACGACCCCGACGGCTTCCCGATCGGCCTGCAGATCGTCGGCCGCCGCTTCGATGATGTCGGCGTACTCGGGATGGCCAAGACGTTCGAGGGATTACGCGGCGAGCAGCGGCCATGGCCGATACCGCCGGCCTCCTGATTCGCGTCACCCCACTCCTTCCTCCGTCATTGCGAGCGAAGCGAAGCAATCCAGAGTCCCGCCCACGACTCTGGATTGCTTCGCTTGCGCTCGCAATGACGGGGAAAGAGCGTGGGCCACATCGCTGCCGGATCGCGTGCTGGGAGACCAATGAAAAGCGCGGCGCTTTGCCCGCCATGCGGAATGTCGTCACGATTTGACGCGGCCTCTCGCTGAACTATTGTACTCCCTATCGTCGATCCCAGTCGTCGTCATTCCGGGGCGTGCGAAGCACGAGCCCGGAATCCATACTCACGATGATGGTTATGGATTCCGGGCCTGCGCCCAAGAGGGCGCATCCCGGAATGACGGCGGAGATTGTGGCACGAGCAAACAACTAATAAGCGCCACGACAACATCAGGAAGCGCCAATGGCTTATCAGACCATCCTCTACGACGTCGCCGACAAGATCCTCACCATCACGCTGAACCGCCCGGAGAAGCTCAACGCCTTCACCGGCACCATGATGGAGGAGCTGATCGACGCCTTCGATCGCGCCGACAAGGACGACGGCGTCAGGGCGATCATCGTCACCGGATCGGGCCGCGCGTTCTGCGCGGGTGCTGACCTCTCCTCCGGGGCCGACACGTTCGATCGCGATGCCAAGCGCGGACCGGTGAAGCGCCACGCCGATGGCCGCGTCGACTATTCCGATCCGCAGGTGCGCGATGGCGGTGGCCAGGTCACCTTGCGCATCTTCAAGTCGTTGAAGCCGGTCATCGCCGCGGTCAACGGCCCCGCCGTCGGCATCGGCGTCACCATGCAGCTCGCGATGGACATCCGCATCGCCTCTGACGCGGCGCGGTTCGGCTTCGTGTTCTCCCAGCGCGGCATCGTGCCGGAGGCGGCGTCGAGCTGGTTCCTGCCGCGCATCGTCGGCATCTCGCAGGCGCTGGAATGGTGCTACACCGGCCGCGTGTTTCCGGCGCAGGAGGCGCTCGCCGGCCGCCTCGTCAGCAAGGTCGTGCCGCCGGATGATCTGCTGCCCACCGCCCGTGCACTGGCCCGCGAGATCGCCGACAAGACCGCGCCGGTGTCGATCGCGCTGATCCGCCAGATGATGTGGCGCATGATGGGCGCCGACGATCCGATGGAGGCGCACAAGGTCGACAGCCGCGGCATCTACGCGCGCGGCCGCTCCGACGACGTCAAGGAAGGCGTGGTGTCGTTCCTGGAGAAGCGCCCTGCGCAATTCAAGAACACGGTGACGGCCGATATGCCCGACTATTTCCCGTGGTGGGACGAGCGGGAGTATAAGTAGCGCAACGGCCCCGGGACACCATTTGGCAAAGAACGGCGTCCAGAGTGCCACGCGATAGATGGCGCGGTATTGGTCCTGGCTCAAGGCCGGGACGACGCCGCGTGGGCGGCAACTGCAACGACTCCATCAGCAGCACCAGGATCGCAATCGACCTCGGCAGCCAATCACCGCGCCAATCACATCGCGTGCGATCGCTCACGCCGCCTTGATGCCGCGAATGAAGTCGTCGACATGGCGGCGCATGCTCTCGGACTGACGCAGCAGCTCCGCCGACGCCCCGAGCACCTGGCTGGCGGTGGCGCCGGATTCGTTTGCGGCGGCCGTGACCTGCTGGATGTTCTGCGAAATTTCGTCGGTCCCTTTGGCTGCGTGCTGGACATTCCGCGCCATCTCGCGCGTCGCCGCGCCCTGCTCCTCGACGGCATTCGCGATCGACGACGCGATCTCGTTCAGCTCGCCGATGGTCGTGGTGATGCCGCGGATGGCCCGGACGGCCTCGCTCGACACCTCCTGCATTCCGGAGATCTGCGCGCGGATCTCGCCGGTCGCCTTGGCGGTCTGCTCGGCGAGCAGCTTCACCTCGCCGGCGACGACGGCAAAGCCGCGGCCGGCTTCGCCCGCCCGCGCGGCCTCGATGGTCGCATTGAGCGCGAGAAGATTGGTCTGGCCGGCAATGTCGCTGATCAGCCGCACGATGTCGCCGATCCGCTCGGCCATGCTGGAAAGGCCCTGCACGGTCTCGTTGGTCCTCTGCCCCTCCGCGGCCGCCTTCTGCGCCATGTCGGCCGACTGCGTCACCTGACCGCCGATGCCCGCGACCGAGCTCGACAGTTGGTCGGTCGCAGCGGCCATCGTCTGCATGTTGCTCGACGCGGCCTCGGTCGCCTGCGCGACGCTGCTCGCTTCACTGCAGGTCCGGCTCGCCGTCCGATTCATCACGGCGGCCGTCGATTCGAGCTGTGCCGAGGCTGAGATCACGCTGTCGATCACGGCCGCGATGTCACCGCTGAAACGGTCGGTCAGTTCGCCGACGCGCTTGGCTTTTTCGGCGCGCTGGCTCATCGCTTCCGCATCCCTGGCAGCGAGCTCGGCACCATGAATCATGTTCTCCTTGAAGACCTGCACTGCCCTCGCCATCAGGCCGACCTCGTCGCGCCGATCGACCGCGTCGATTGCAGCACTCACATCGCCCTTCGCCAGCTGCGTCATCGTATCGGCAAGCGCGTTGATCGGCCCGGTGATGCTGCGCGCCAGCGCAACGACGATCGCGAGGCTCAGCGCCAAGGCGACCAGCAGCAGCGCGCCGACGGCGGCGAGGCTGGCCGTGGCCGCGGCCTGCTTGCCGGCCATCAGCTCGGACAGCTCGACGGCCAGAGCGTCTTCGACCTGCTTCAGCAGATCGATCCGCAGCGTGGCCGCATCGAACCAGGCCTTGCTCGCGAGCCCTTTGAAATCACCGCTGACGCCGCCCTGATCCACCACCTTTCGCATGGCCACGACACCGTCGATCGCCGGTCCCGTCATCGCCGCATCGAACGCCGCACGTCCTTTCGCCGAGGCGGCGGCGCGAAAGGCCGCGAAATAGCTGTCCTGCGCCGCAGCCAGCCCTATGGCGCGCGCGTAGGCGGCCTGCTCGAAGCGACCGGCGGCAAGGCCTCCCGCCACGACCGCGCGCTCCAGGCCGGCGCGCTCCTTGCCTTCGGTCAGATTGCCATAGGCAATGATCGCCTTGGAGATATCGTCGTCATCGCTGAGCCTCGATATGCCGCTGATCAGGCTGATCAGCCGGCTGACGATCTCGCTGAGCGAGCTGACCGCTGCCGCCGGCGTGACGGCTTGGGCATCGATGTCGCCGCGGCGGCGATCGAGCTGCGTCAACGCCTGTTCGCCCGCCTGCGCCGCCTCGGCCAGTGCGGCGCTCCGGCGCAGCCCGTCCAGCGCGGCAACCGCGTGCGCGCGCTCGCCATCGGTCAGCTTGCGCTGCTGATCCAGCTCGGCACGCATCTGCGTGCCCTTGCTGCTCAGAAATGCCGACGACATGCCGCGCTCACGCTGCAGCTCATGAACGAAGCGGCTGAGCCTGGCGACGGCGTCCGCCGCCGGCTGCATGCGCGTCATCTCGACACGCACCGCCCATTTCGTGGAAATCTCGTAGGCCGCCAACGCGGCCAGTGTGACGATGGGCAGCAATGCAGACAGGGCTATGCGGTGAAGTATCTTCGACGTCTTCAACATGATCGGCCTCGACCTGTCCGATCACTCTATGAATCCAGTGGTAAAAAAATACACAGCCCCATCCGCCGAATTTTTGGGCAGACGCCTGCCAACTAATCCATCACCAGCGCGACGCGTCCGATGGCCCTGCGCTCGATCAGAAGCCGCATCGCCGATGCGTAATTGTCGAACGGCACGCGGTGGGAGACGTTGGGCCGCAGCTTGCCTTGCTCGGCGAACGCGAGCAGTGCAGCCATCCGTCGCTCGCCCAGCTCGGGATCCTTCCGCACCGCCTCGCCGGCGCGAACGCCGAGCACGCTTGCGCCCTTCATGAGGATCAGATTGGTGC
It encodes the following:
- a CDS encoding ABC transporter ATP-binding protein, which encodes MTDTILDIDNLVVTVGKTKNPNGPRIIDGVSIKVEKGETLCVVGESGSGKSVTSLTTMGLLPKNALHAVGGSVKLVGEELLTASDRRLRELRATRMAMIFQEPMTALNPVVPVGRQIDEVLRAHTSLDARTRRKRILDMMEQVHLPDVERIFGSYPHRLSGGQRQRIMIAMALVLEPKLLIADEPTTALDVTTQKQILSLIRELQRDHGTAVLFITHDMGVVAEIADRVSVMRQGRLVETGALDKILRSPEMDYTRNLLASVPSLIPRPPRPESTEPVVLETNELGKVYRERSFLGKAREVVAAQNVTLTLRKGRTLGIVGESGSGKSTVARCIVRLIDPTSGGVRLAGHEISILTRRLLQPHRKRIQIVFQDPYRSLNPRLTVGESIAEGPVNYGTSHDKAMARARELLELVGLPADAISRYPHQFSGGQRQRIAIARALALDPDVLVADEAVSALDVSVQAQVLELLDEIQQRLGIAILFITHDLRVAAQICDDVVVMQKGRIVEQGPAGEILTHPKEAYTKSLLEAAPGRNWDFANFRPVAEAVA
- a CDS encoding M81 family metallopeptidase — protein: MTRVAIGGFLHETNTFAPTKADYDAFMHGGGRASIADAASVLTTMRGINAGQAGFMPVAEANGWDVVPTIACAASPSAHVTRDAFERITGVMVDRIKAAGPLDGVYLDLHGAMVTEHLDDGEGEILARVREVIGPNVPLVASLDLHANVTPEMMAHADALIAYRKYPHTDMADTGRASAEHLALLLRAKTPLAKAFRQLPFLIPISWQCTNDQPTKGIYEKLAALQSEAVPTLSFAPGFPAADFAHCGPSVFAYGRTQADADAAADAIAAIVAGHEDDFDGRIYTPDDGVRHAMTLAKTATRPIVIADTQDNPGAGGDSDTTGMLRALVRNRASRAAIGMIYDPQAAIAAHAAGEGATVTLSLGGKSGIPGDAPFEESFIVEKISDGRFVAPGPFYGGRKMEMGPSACLRIGDVRVVVASHKSQLADQEMYRFVGIEPTAQAILVNKSSVHFRADFEPIAEHLLICAAPGAMPADPSTLPWTSLRPGIRLKPNGPAFKA
- a CDS encoding M20 aminoacylase family protein; protein product: MPTIDRIQAYADELTAIRRDLHAHPEIGFEETRTSGIVAEKLAQWGIEVHRGLGGTGVIGVLKGKNDSGRKIGLRADMDALPMEENTNLPWRSTIPGRFHGCGHDGHTTMLLGTARYLAETRNFDGTVHFIFQPAEEGLGGARAMIKDGLFQKFPCDELYGLHNAPDLEHGEIAILPGPAMAGADFFDIRISGYGAHGAMPERSKDAVVIATTVAQAIQTIVSRNVEPLQAAVVSITQIHAGSAYNVIPGDAWLCGTVRAFSDPVRALVRERMRAICAGMAAAFNCEIDVDIRDTFSVLVNQEEQSKVVEQVARTVVEPSKVLTRSTPKMGSEDFADMLQTIPGAYFWVGHDGSVPVHNPGYVLDDKILPIGASMFARIIETRLPAA
- a CDS encoding amidase, giving the protein MHKPVSDDVTSLHDLSAVDLIAGYRARQFSPSEVMDEVLAHVAAWEPHIKALYLLDADAARAAAEASTARWANDEPAGVLDGVPATVKDNLATKGQPMPLGAASVTRTPLAADAPPVARLREAGAIIFAKTTMPDYGMLSSGLSSFHPLTRNPWDLRMNPGGSSAGASAAAAAGCGPLHVGTDIGGSIRLPASWCGLVGLKPSFGRVPIDPPYVGRVAGPMTRIVDDAALMMSVLSKPDRRDGTSLPPSDLHWKVTEKPVRKLRIGLMLDLGGVGQPLEEPVRATTLAAAKAFEDAGAVISEVKGFLTREMLDGLDNFWRARLWDDLARLAPEVRAMTLPYILRWAERAAALSGVEVVRGFNVTMALRAAAARLFCDYDYIISPVSPGVKFPAEFASPVNDPERPFEHITYTVPWNMSENPAISVNAGYDPDGFPIGLQIVGRRFDDVGVLGMAKTFEGLRGEQRPWPIPPAS
- a CDS encoding crotonase/enoyl-CoA hydratase family protein; its protein translation is MAYQTILYDVADKILTITLNRPEKLNAFTGTMMEELIDAFDRADKDDGVRAIIVTGSGRAFCAGADLSSGADTFDRDAKRGPVKRHADGRVDYSDPQVRDGGGQVTLRIFKSLKPVIAAVNGPAVGIGVTMQLAMDIRIASDAARFGFVFSQRGIVPEAASSWFLPRIVGISQALEWCYTGRVFPAQEALAGRLVSKVVPPDDLLPTARALAREIADKTAPVSIALIRQMMWRMMGADDPMEAHKVDSRGIYARGRSDDVKEGVVSFLEKRPAQFKNTVTADMPDYFPWWDEREYK
- a CDS encoding methyl-accepting chemotaxis protein produces the protein MLKTSKILHRIALSALLPIVTLAALAAYEISTKWAVRVEMTRMQPAADAVARLSRFVHELQRERGMSSAFLSSKGTQMRAELDQQRKLTDGERAHAVAALDGLRRSAALAEAAQAGEQALTQLDRRRGDIDAQAVTPAAAVSSLSEIVSRLISLISGISRLSDDDDISKAIIAYGNLTEGKERAGLERAVVAGGLAAGRFEQAAYARAIGLAAAQDSYFAAFRAAASAKGRAAFDAAMTGPAIDGVVAMRKVVDQGGVSGDFKGLASKAWFDAATLRIDLLKQVEDALAVELSELMAGKQAAATASLAAVGALLLVALALSLAIVVALARSITGPINALADTMTQLAKGDVSAAIDAVDRRDEVGLMARAVQVFKENMIHGAELAARDAEAMSQRAEKAKRVGELTDRFSGDIAAVIDSVISASAQLESTAAVMNRTASRTCSEASSVAQATEAASSNMQTMAAATDQLSSSVAGIGGQVTQSADMAQKAAAEGQRTNETVQGLSSMAERIGDIVRLISDIAGQTNLLALNATIEAARAGEAGRGFAVVAGEVKLLAEQTAKATGEIRAQISGMQEVSSEAVRAIRGITTTIGELNEIASSIANAVEEQGAATREMARNVQHAAKGTDEISQNIQQVTAAANESGATASQVLGASAELLRQSESMRRHVDDFIRGIKAA